One window of Scheffersomyces stipitis CBS 6054 chromosome 1, whole genome shotgun sequence genomic DNA carries:
- the NSR1 gene encoding nuclear localization sequence binding protein (nuclear localization sequence binding protein conserved) yields EPATLFVGRLSWNIDDEWLRREFEPLGGVISARVIMERATGKSRGYGYVDFDSKSAAEKALNEYQGRELDGRPINLDMSTGKPHVTKSTENRAKQYGDTPSAPSDTLFIGNLSFNADRDNLFNIFGVHGTVISCRIPTHPDTQQPKGFGYVQFSSVDEAKAAMEALNGEYIEGRACRLDFSTPKDPSSSGNRGGFGGNRGGFGGNRGGFDGNRGGFGGRERSSTPTPTRSGPKTAEFKGTKKTFD; encoded by the coding sequence GAGCCAGCTACTTTGTTCGTTGGTAGATTGTCGTGGAACATCGACGATGAGTGGTTGAGAAGAGAATTCGAACCTCTTGGTGGTGTTATTTCTGCCAGAGTCATCATGGAAAGAGCAACAGGTAAGTCCAGAGGTTACGGTTACGTTGACTTCGACAGCAAGTCTGCTGCTGAAAAGGCTCTTAACGAATACCAGGGTAGAGAATTGGACGGTAGAccaatcaacttggacaTGTCGACTGGTAAGCCACATGTCACCAAGAGCACTGAAAACAGAGCCAAGCAATACGGTGACACTCCATCTGCTCCATCTGACACTCTTTTCATTGGTAACTTGTCCTTCAACGCTGACAgagacaacttgttcaacatcTTCGGTGTACACGGTACCGTCATCTCCTGTAGAATCCCAACCCACCCAGACACCCAACAGCCAAAGGGTTTCGGTTACGTCCAATTCTCGTCTGTTGACGAAGCCAAGGCCGCTATGGAAGCCTTGAACGGTGAATACATCGAGGGCCGTGCTTGTAGATTAGACTTCTCCACTCCAAAGGACCCTAGTTCCTCGGGTAACAGAGGTGGTTTCGGAGGCAACAGAGGTGGTTTCGGCGGAAACAGAGGTGGTTTCGACGGAAACAGAGGTGGCTTCGGCGGTCGTGAAAGATCGTCTACCCCAACCCCAACCAGATCTGGTCCTAAGACCGCCGAGTTCAAGGGTACCAAAAAGACCTTTGACTAA
- the LEU4 gene encoding 2-isopropylmalate synthase (Alpha-isopropylmalate synthase) (Alpha-IPM synthetase) has product MLKDPSTKYAAFKGVKLDKRTWPSKSITKAPRWLSTDLRDGNQALPDPMSVEEKKEYFHKLLEIGFKEIEVSFPSASQTDFDFTRYAVENAPDDVSIQVLTQSREPLIRRTVESVKGAKKATIHTYLATSDVFRDVVFNMSQEDAIAKAIETTKLVKSLTKDDPEMQETEWTLEFSPECFSDTPTEFAVQICEAVKNVWEPTVENPIIFNLPATVEVASPNVYADQIEYFATHISEREKVCISLHAHNDRGCGVAASELGLLAGGDRVEGCLFGNGERTGNVDLITVALNMYTNGVAPELDFSEIEKLIEVSERCNKIPVHPRAPYSGSLVVCAFSGSHQDAIKKGFSKAEARAARGDTKWAIPYLPLDPKDIGRNYEAVIRVNSQSGKGGAAWVILRSLGLDLPRHLQVVFSGIVQERADSLGRELKSEEIAALFNEQYCSTSNLSVKDFEITKRKNAPENKDREIFAVLQAGSKTVDVSGQGNGPISAFVDAISKKYGVSFEVVNYSEHSLGSGTQSKAATYIELAYNNSNNEHVTKWGCGINTDVSQASMEAILSVVNSLIDSKEINL; this is encoded by the coding sequence ATGTTAAAGGATCCTTCCACCAAATATGCTGCCTTTAAAGGAgtcaagttggacaagagAACCTGGCCCTCAAAGTCTATCACCAAGGCTCCTAGGTGGTTATCTACTGATTTAAGAGATGGTAACCAAGCGTTGCCTGATCCCATGTCTGTcgaagagaagaaggagtaTTTTCACAAGCTCTTGGAGATCGGattcaaagaaatcgagGTATCTTTCCCTTCTGCATCTCAAACAGATTTTGACTTCACCAGATATGCTGTGGAGAACGCACCAGATGATGTTTCGATCCAAGTTTTGACTCAGTCTAGAGAACCTTTGATCAGAAGAACTGTTGAATCCGTAAAGGGTGCTAAGAAGGCTACCATACATACATACTTGGCTACTTCTGACGTTTTCCGTGATGTTGTTTTCAACATGTCACAAGAAGATGCAATTGCCAAAGCCATTGAAACTaccaagttggtcaagtctTTGACAAAGGACGATCCAGAAATGCAGGAAACCGAGTGGACCTTGGAATTCTCTCCTGAATGCTTCTCAGATACTCCTACCGAATTTGCTGTGCAAATTTGTGAAGCAGTCAAGAACGTCTGGGAGCCAACTGTAGAGAATCCtatcattttcaacttgCCAGCTACCGTTGAAGTTGCTTCTCCAAACGTCTACGCTGACCAGATCGAATACTTTGCTACCCACATTTCCGAACGTGAAAAGGTGTGTATTTCTCTTCATGCTCACAATGACCGTGGCTGCGGTGTTGCTGCCTCGGAATTAGGTTTATTGGCTGGCGGAGACAGAGTCGAAGGTTGTTTGTTTGGAAACGGTGAAAGAACCGGTAACGTAGACTTGATCACTGTTGCTCTCAACATGTACACCAATGGAGTTGCACCGGAGTTGgacttttcagaaatcGAAAAGCTCATCGAGGTCAGTGAAAGATGTAACAAAATCCCAGTTCACCCAAGAGCTCCATACTCTGGATCCTTGGTCGTTTGTGCCTTCTCTGGTTCTCACCAAGATGCTATCAAGAAGGGATTCTCCAAGGCTGAAGCCAGAGCTGCTAGGGGTGACACCAAATGGGCCATTCCATACTTGCCATTAGACCCTAAGGATATCGGTAGAAACTACGAGGCCGTTATCAGAGTCAACTCTCAATCTGGTAAGGGAGGTGCTGCCTGGGTCATCTTGAGATCTCTCGGCTTGGACTTGCCAAGACACTTGCAAGTTGTCTTTTCTGGTATTGTTCAGGAAAGAGCTGACTCTTTGGGTAGAGAATTGAAGTCTGAAGAGATTGCCGCTTTGTTCAACGAGCAGTACTGCTCtacttccaacttgtctgTCAAGGACTTCGAGATAACTAAGAGAAAGAATGCTCCAGAGAACAAGGACCGTGAGATCTTTGCTGTCTTGCAGGCTGGATCCAAGACCGTTGACGTCAGTGGACAAGGTAACGGACCTATTTCGGCCTTTGTGGATGCCATATCCAAGAAATACGGTGTTTCCTTTGAAGTCGTCAACTACAGTGAACACAGTTTAGGCAGTGGTACCCAGAGTAAGGCTGCTACTTACATTGAGTTAGCCTACAACAACTCTAACAACGAGCATGTTACAAAGTGGGGATGCGGCATTAACACAGATGTGTCGCAGGCTTCGATGGAGGCCATTCTTTCTGTTGTGAACTCATTGATTGATAGCAAGGAAATTaatttgtag
- the RPL16B gene encoding 60S ribosomal protein L16: MSTFEPVVVIDGKGHLLGRLASIVAKQVLNGQKIVIVRAEALNISGEFFRNKLKYHDYLRKSTRFNKTHGPFHFRAPSRIFYKAVRGMIPHKTARGKAALERLKVFEGVPPPYDKKKRVVVPQALRVLRLKQGRKYTTVGKLSSAVGWKYESVVGKLEEKRKLQAAEYYAKKKALTKKITAAKASTAESEVAQQLATFGY, translated from the coding sequence ATGTCTACCTTCGAACCAGTTGTTGTCATTGACGGTAAGGGCCACTTGTTGGGTCGTTTGGCCTCCATTGTGGCCAAGCAAGTCTTGAACGGCCAAAAGATTGTCATTGTCAGAGCCGAAGCCTTGAACATCTCCggtgaatttttcagaaacaaattgaaatacCACGACTACTTGAGAAAGTCCACCAGATTCAACAAGACCCACGGTCCTTTCCACTTCAGAGCCCCATCCAGAATTTTCTATAAAGCCGTCAGAGGTATGATTCCTCACAAGACTGCCAGAGGTAAGGCTGCTCTTGAAAGACTCAAGGTATTTGAAGGTGTCCCACCTCCATacgacaagaagaagagagttGTTGTTCCCCAAGCCTTGAGAGTCTTGAGATTGAAGCAAGGTAGAAAATACACCACCGTCGGTAAGTTGTCCTCCGCTGTCGGCTGGAAGTACGAATCCGTCGTTggcaagttggaagaaaagagaaagttaCAGGCTGCCGAATACTACGCCAAGAAGAAGGCCTTGACCAAGAAGATCACTGCTGCTAAGGCTTCCACCGCCGAATCCGAAGTTGCTCAACAATTAGCCACCTTCGGTTACTAA
- a CDS encoding predicted protein, which translates to MSSSPLLSPCDSCTTLPLIDDFNTSIFQTYLSSRIADLVQHQKTDQDITLIYNHQEIVIRICSVLNVINSFIDSDSVRLSLSDLTVTHLLIYLYQGQSHIFGTRFYIDQISLIHLGKGYKFENKTSPYLHTLNIQQFNSFLVCINSDSTIGSQPTPSIYQFFNLKNYVNDHVVVNGVKVKIDMNSQPVTYMDGFINKIKSKNGRQSSVVSNTSTLTSNSVNSQTIVSKVESQSSKLSRSATKVGLDTGKDADDFKRPPRQLRRSLKRFFFNS; encoded by the coding sequence ATGTCTTCCAGTCCACTACTTTCTCCTTGCGACTCTTGCACCACGCTTCCGCTTATCGACGATTTCAACACCTCGATCTTTCAGACGTATCTCTCACTGCGAATCGCCGATCTAGTGCAGCACCAGAAAACAGACCAGGACATTACGCTTATCTACAACCACCAGGAGATCGTCATCCGCATCTGCTCCGTGCTAAATGTGATCAACTCGTTCATCGACAGCGACTCCGTTCGACTTTCGTTGCTGGACCTTACAGTTACACATCTTCTCATATACTTGTACCAGGGCCAGAGTCACATTTTTGGGACACGGTTTTACATTGACCAAATCTCACTAATTCATTTGGGCAAAGGCTACAAGTTTGAAAACAAAACCTCGCCCTACTTGCATACGCTCAACATCCAGcagttcaattcttttctagTTTGTATTAATAGCGACAGCACCATAGGCTCACAGCCAACTCCTTCCATCTACCAgttcttcaatctcaagaacTACGTCAACGACCATGTGGTTGTGAACGGAGTCAAGGTGAAAATCGACATGAATTCACAGCCAGTCACTTACATGGATGGCTttatcaacaagatcaagtccaagaacGGCAGACAGTCGTCGGTGGTGTCTAACACCAGCACTCTCACTTCTAATTCTGTCAATAGCCAGACGATAGTTAGCAAAGTAGAGAGCCAATCGTCCAAATTGTCGAGATCGGCTACAAAAGTTGGTCTAGACACCGGCAAGGACGCCGATGACTTCAAGAGGCCTCCTCGCCAGCTCAGAAGATCGTTGAAAcggttcttcttcaatctgtAG
- the WSC3 gene encoding cell wall integrity and stress response component 3 (beta-1,6-N-acetylglucosaminyltransferase, contains WSC domain) yields the protein MHAIRNVEDSGMSDSDSTISNSSTISFSSLKTPDRRTSRMRGSTASTSTNASFTSAASTFSSAASAFTATTASTSLTRDTRDSAKVPVSVVPSPSSTYVYTRDGRLAPCVAYVVAQLKMMSEQASEDKEAGSGIEVASRRGTTLSNVQVIYFNNTGPYELITLVDNDNLGRIIDYEQIDTIQEIRNKIGEKAKAMPESTRLVVVIENLYSILESPQAQLSYNEKNQLLVSVVRKATSGTTPYALFLVDKEYSSYVSMLVDEEVEV from the coding sequence ATGCATGCAATTAGGAATGTCGAAGATTCAGGAATGTCTGATTCAGACTCGACAATTTCAAACTCGAGCACAATCTCATTTTCCAGCTTGAAGACGCCAGACAGACGCACCAGTCGTATGAGAGGGTCGACTGCCAGCACATCCACCAACGCATCCTTTACACTGGCCGCTTCCACGTTTTCGTCGGCCGCTTCAGCGTTCACGGCTACCACAGCATCTACGTCTTTAACCAGAGACACGAGAGACTCCGCTAAAGTTCCAGTGTCGGTGGTTCCTTCGCCATCCTCGACATATGTCTACACCAGAGACGGCCGTTTGGCACCCTGTGTCGCCTACGTTGTTGcccaattgaagatgatgtcCGAGCAGGCCAGTGAAGACAAGGAAGCCGGTAGTGGTATCGAAGTTGCCAGTAGAAGAGGCACTACTCTTTCGAATGTCCAGGTGatctacttcaacaataCTGGGCCCTACGAGCTTATAACGCTTGTGGATAACGATAACCTAGGGAGGATTATAGACTACGAGCAGATCGATACCATACAAGAGATCAGGAACAAGATCGGCGAGAAGGCCAAGGCGATGCCCGAGAGCACAAgattggtggtggtgatCGAGAACTTGTATCTGATTTTAGAACTGCCACAGGCGCAGCTCTCGTACAACGAGAAGAACCAGTTGTTGGTGAGTGTAGTGAGGAAGGCTACGAGTGGAACGACGCCGTATGCGTTGTTTCTAGTTGACAAGGAGTACAGCAGCTACGTGAGCATGTTGGTGGATGAAGAGGTAGAGGTGTAG
- the GSF2 gene encoding protein involved in glucose repression (Glucose signaling factor 2 (Extracellular matrix protein 6)), whose translation MSEKQAPEVDEHNEYFDIYVRFNEDMEKDYCFQIKTTTTFRDLFKIFNTLPIALRPSIFYEAKPVGFEVSTSPGYLTEDGNFIFEYDAHKQTKKIANLDDKVSQHVWPGQLILPVWVFNDFGFYSTIAALATWLYTDLPDFISPTPGICLTNTLSQLAAKVAIHFGYPNVANTLVEDIGKSIAIPGQLIFFVFHLLKIAAIFGLLYSGMFNPVKLLRFARKNIRDEITKEELIELGWTGTRKATPDEYNEYFREYKIKEHGGMIQAHRAGLFDIMKNLGCHLGPGEGYNTPIEHKGTFKELLDQASDEENPTFKLELNFEYFGQLGLLFTQYVDDKEGSELTDYIKQYRRYGLLYSNDNIKKIVEKRKHASVANKLDK comes from the coding sequence ATGTCTGAAAAACAAGCTCCCGAAGTGGACGAACACAACGAGTACTTCGATATTTACGTTCGTTTTAACGAGGATATGGAAAAGGACTACTGTTTCCAGATCAAGACCACAACCACCTTCCgtgatttgttcaagatcttcaacaccttGCCCATCGCGTTGAGACCCTCCATCTTCTACGAAGCCAAGCCAGTTGGCTTTGAAGTGTCTACGTCTCCAGGCTACTTGACTGAAGATGGtaacttcatcttcgaaTACGATGCTCATAAGCAAACCAAGAAGATTGCCAACCTTGACGACAAAGTCTCTCAGCATGTGTGGCCCGGTCAGTTGATTTTGCCAGTATGGGTTTTCAACGATTTTGGTTTCTACTCCACGATTGCAGCCTTGGCAACATGGTTATACACTGATTTGCCTGATTTTATTTCGCCTACTCCTGGTATTTGTTTGACCAACACGCTTTCCCAACTTGCTGCTAAAGTTGCTATTCACTTTGGCTACCCAAATGTCGCCAACACTCTTGTGGAGGACATTGGCAAGAGCATTGCAATTCCAGGTCAgttgattttctttgtGTTCCACCTTTTGAAGATCGCTGCTATCTTTGGCCTTCTCTACTCAGGAATGTTCAACCCAGTCAAGCTTTTGCGTTTTGCCCGTAAGAACATTCGTGACGAAATCACCAAGGAAGAGTTAATTGAATTGGGCTGGACAGGAACCAGAAAGGCCACCCCTGATGAGTACAACGAATACTTCCGCGAATACAAGATCAAGGAGCATGGAGGCATGATCCAGGCACACAGAGCCGGTTTGTTCGACATCATGAAGAACTTGGGCTGTCACTTGGGCCCTGGTGAAGGTTACAACACTCCTATTGAACACAAGGGCACTTTCAAAGAGTTGCTTGACCAGGCTCTGGACGAAGAAAACCCTACGTTcaagttggagttgaactTTGAGTACTTTGGTCAATTGGGACTCTTGTTCACCCAGTACGTCGATGACAAGGAGGGCTCTGAATTGACAGACTACATCAAACAGTACAGAAGATACGGTTTGTTGTACTCCAAcgacaacatcaagaagattgtcgagaagagaaagcaCGCTTCTGTTgccaacaagttggacaagtaG
- the PHR2 gene encoding pH-responsive protein 2 precursor (pH-regulated protein 2) yields the protein MLFPSLLSSAAVGLSLLASAVADDLPAIEIVGNKFFYSNNGSQFYIKGIAYQQDTANTTSSFVDPLADAEACKRDIPYLTAVDTNVIRVYALNVTQDHTECMQLLQDAGIYVIADLSEPSDSINRDDPEWTVDLLDRYTGVVDLFANYTNILGFFAGNEVTNNNTNTDASAYVKAAVRDTKAYIKAQGYRKIPVGYSSNDDAETRVPLADYFACGSDDEKADFFGINMYEWCGSSSFKQSGYQNITQNYQDLGVPLFFSEYGCNQVQPRKFQEVGTLYSSDMTDVWSGGIVYMYFEEANNYGLVTIENGDVSTLADYGYYSSQIKAISPTSAQSSAVSAASGTSCPSEYVNWKASTDLPPTPDDSVCACANKGSGCIVDSSVDSEDYGDLFSYICENIDCGGINGNGTSGVYGAFSACSPEDKLNFVLGLYYAENGGDDSACDFSGSATVRAASTASTCSAFLKAAGASGMGTVSGSIGTTKHTGITGSDSDSETGSGSGSGTSTSTSTSSGKASGAQKQVSFDFVTKTMFVGVAFVFGMGMIMA from the coding sequence ATGTTGTTTCCCTCGCTTTTGTCGCTGGCAGCAGTGGGTTTGAGTCTTTTGGCTCTGGCTGTTGCTGACGATCTTCCTGCCATCGAAATTGTCGgcaacaagttcttctactccaaCAACGGGTCCCAGTTCTACATCAAGGGTATTGCCTACCAGCAGGACACTGCCAACACCACTTCCAGCTTCGTTGATCCTCTTGCTGATGCTGAAGCCTGTAAGAGAGACATCCCCTATTTGACGGCTGTGGACACCAACGTGATCAGAGTGTATGCCTTGAACGTAACCCAAGATCACACTGAGTGTATGCAGCTTTTGCAAGATGCTGGAATCTACGTTATTGCCGACTTGTCGGAACCACTGGACTCTATCAACAGAGACGACCCAGAGTGGACCGTGGACTTGCTCGACAGATACACCGGCgttgttgatctttttgCCAACTACACTAACATCCTCGGTTTCTTTGCCGGAAATGAAgtcaccaacaacaacaccaacacCGACGCCTCCGCTTACGTCAAGGCTGCCGTCAGAGACACCAAAGCCTATATCAAGGCCCAGGGCTACAGAAAGATCCCTGTCGGATACTCTAGTAATGATGACGCAGAAACCAGAGTCCCATTGGCTGATTACTTTGCTTGCGGAAGCGATGATGAAAAAGCTGATTTCTTCGGTATCAACATGTACGAATGGTgtggatcttcttctttcaaacaGTCTGGATACCAGAATATCACTCAAAACTACCAGGACTTGGGTGTTCCGCTCTTTTTCTCGGAATACGGTTGTAACCAAGTCCAACCTAGAAAGTTCCAGGAAGTCGGCACTTTATACTCATCGGATATGACTGACGTCTGGTCCGGAGGTATCGTATATATgtactttgaagaagccaacaaCTATGGTTTGGTTACGATTGAAAACGGTGATGTCTCTACTTTGGCCGATTATGGTTACTACTCGTCGCAAATCAAAGCCATCTCTCCTACATCCGCTCAGTCCAGTGCCGTATCCGCTGCTTCAGGAACTTCCTGCCCCAGTGAATACGTCAACTGGAAAGCATCTACCGATTTACCTCCTACTCCAGATGACCTGGTCTGTGCTTGTGCAAACAAGGGCTCTGGCTGTATTGTGGACTCGAGCGTAGACTCGGAAGACTATGGCGATTTGTTCTCATACATCTGTGAAAACATCGACTGTGGTGGCATCAATGGTAACGGAACTAGCGGAGTCTACGGTGCATTCTCTGCTTGTAGCCCAgaagacaagttgaactttgTTTTGGGACTTTACTACGCCGAAAACGGCGGTGATGATTCTGCCTGTGATTTCTCCGGTTCTGCTACTGTCAGAGCTGCTTCCACTGCTTCTACCTGTAGTGCTTTCTTGAAAGCTGCTGGTGCTTCTGGTATGGGAACAGTGTCTGGATCTATTGGTACCACTAAGCACACCGGTATCACTGGCTCCGACTCTGATTCTGAAACTGGTTCCGGTTCTGGCTCTGGAACCTCTACATCCACCTCTACTTCTTCCGGTAAGGCTTCTGGTGCCCAAAAGCAAGTGTCTTTCGACTTTGTCACCAAGACTATGTTTGTCGGTGTCGCCTTTGTCTTTGGTATGGGTATGATCATGGCCTAG
- a CDS encoding predicted protein — MNPISRKPRAVSRKISTPSPRFASLTQANSTSQQQPLQAVDKQDLLQKYREVGNGHEAGEDIFGGAEESDFGLGDDFKTLKISSSDLNTIRQNHAEARKAIKFDDELGLQDQGTIFGKNGYSPLDSLSTSSPKQSVFTPVSRNSESTDRNNGIRRVTKESLSDFSEGEDTDITSEFNDNDFEDLDNIFGNEESGIYDKMNKILSNKKSALQKQADSEEIELRSQLEKQQEQQRNTLSDVNATLRLRDFNKIQIDAPKNNLTSQNLNILDQIENEKTVNYEYTRDDFEEFETGFEDNFESNLKNSRSVGPKATNMATVRSKASMPILSRNNSSSVRRFKSNMDLVGSYGFENIDEESMHNEPEFNYNNNVIRKLDRIPSFYNSNSNSRNSELSSRKSQLLTKYKEQALSEKEKKRQSRLARAGPEQSKHPKLGLVKYLNNNSVIKNPSIPTNNKMMRYNSVRQEWEGNEHDLLRFDSLSKPSLITMNELQDPIDDDSLKPKIGKLDVKDSRNPHMVYDNENRRWINLREEDDSIFNDIEDLVEDNGNLAKKEYVLASPPRQIKPNTLAFKGSISPFVVPNITHLQSPITTRGISQFTQRTASSNTNSSATESSEEEVDEAFKLSAKLIDKFYKEEVKIIKKTQHWFNANEAYDYNIKKMNFTDTEYYWEIRKMVMENE, encoded by the coding sequence ATGAATCCCATAAGTCGAAAACCGAGGGCAGTGTCCCGAAAGATTCTGACTCCCTCACCCAGATTTGCAAGTCTAACACAAGCCAACTCAACTTCACAACAGCAGCCATTGCAGGCCGTAGACAAACaggatcttcttcagaaataCCGGGAGGTAGGAAATGGCCACGAAGCAGGTGAAGACATATTTGGTGGAGCTGAAGAGTCGGATTTTGGCTTGGGTGACGATTTCAAaactttgaaaatttcGAGCCTGGATCTCAATACGATCAGACAAAACCATGCGGAGGCCAGGAAAGCGATAAAATTCGATGATGAACTTGGGCTACAAGACCAGGGCACAATTTTTGGCAAGAATGGCTACTCTCCACTAGACTCATTGTCCACCTCTTCACCAAAACAGTCTGTTTTCACACCAGTTTCCCGTAATTCAGAGTCTACGGATCGAAATAATGGCATCAGAAGAGTGACAAAGGAATCTTTATCGGATTTCAGTGAAGGAGAAGATACGGACATAACATCAGAGTTCAATGATAACGATttcgaagacttggatAACATCtttggaaatgaagaaagcGGCATTTACGATAAAATGAACAAGATTCTTTCCAACAAAAAGCTGGCATTACAGAAACAGGctgattcagaagaaattgagcTCAGAAGCCAGTTGGAAAAACAGCAAGAGCAACAAAGAAATACGCTCCTGGATGTGAACGCTACGCTCAGATTAAGggatttcaacaaaattCAGATAGATGCCCCTAAAAACAACTTGACTTCACAGAATTTAAACATACTTGATCAgattgaaaatgagaaGACTGTCAATTACGAATATACCAGAGATGATTTCGAAGAGTTCGAAACTGGCTTTGAGGATAACTTTGAAAGCAATCTCAAGAACAGCAGATCTGTGGGACCAAAAGCCACAAATATGGCTACGGTTCGATCCAAAGCATCTATGCCTATTCTCAGCAGAAataactcttcttcagtaaGGCGATTCAAGTCAAATATGGATCTAGTAGGGAGTTATGGCTTTGAGAACATTGATGAAGAGCTGATGCATAATGAACCAGAgttcaactacaacaacaacgtAATCCGTAAGTTAGACAGAATACCGTCGTTctacaacagcaacagcaacagccgAAACAGCGAGCTTTCTTCACGAAAATCACAGCTTCTTACCAAATACAAGGAGCAAGCACTTtctgaaaaagagaaaaagagacAAAGTAGACTTGCGAGGGCTGGACCTGAACAAAGCAAGCATCCCAAACTAGGATTGGTGAAGTATTTAAATAATAACTCGGTAATTAAAAACCCTTCTATACCGacaaacaacaagatgatGCGGTACAACTCTGTACGACAAGAATGGGAAGGAAACGAACACGATCTTCTCCGATTTGATAGCTTGAGCAAGCCTTCGCTTATAACGATGAATGAGCTCCAAGATCCGATTGATGACGATTCCCTCAAACCGAAAATAGGAAAGTTAGACGTCAAGGACAGTAGAAATCCTCATATGGTGTACGACAACGAGAACAGAAGATGGATCAACTTGAGGGAGGAAGACGACTCCATTTTCAACGACattgaagatcttgttgaggATAATGGAAATCTTGCCAAAAAGGAATACGTGTTGGCATCACCTCCACGCCAAATTAAACCAAACACACTAGCATTCAAGGGTTCGATCTCTCCTTTTGTAGTACCAAATATTACGCATTTGCAATCACCCATCACCACTCGGGGAATAAGTCAGTTCACCCAGAGGACAGCTTCCAGCAATACAAATTCGTCTGCTACAGAAAGCtcagaagaggaagtaGATGAAGCGTTCAAACTTTCCGCCAAGCTTATAGACAAgttctacaaagaagaagtgaagATTATCAAGAAAACCCAGCATTGGTTCAATGCCAACGAGGCTTACGATtacaatatcaagaaaatgaatttcACAGATACCGAGTACTACTGGGAAATCCGCAAGATGGTTATGGAGAATGAATAA